The genomic segment CGTGACCCCGTTCGACAAGAGCGCGCTGCGCAACATCGAGCAGGCGATCCGCGACTCCGACCTCGGGGTCAACCCGAGCAATGACGGCAATATCATCCGGGTGAACTTCCCGGAGCTCACCGAGGAGCGTCGCCGCGACTACATCAAGGTCGCGAAGACGAAGGCCGAGGACTCCAAGATCTCCATCCGCGCGGTCCGCCGCAAGGCCAAGGAGACCCTCGACAAGCTGGTCAAGGACAAGGAGTCCGGCGAGGACGAGGTACGCCGCGCCGAGAAGGAGCTCGACGACACCACCGCGAAGTACGTCGCGCAGGTGGACGAGCTGCTCAAGCACAAGGAAGCCGAGCTGCTCGAAGTCTGATGAACGACTCTTCCTGGGGCGCCTCGCCGGGAGCCGGTCATCGGGGTACGTCCGAGATGGGTTCCGCCCCGGCGGGTCCCGTTCACGATGTACGCGACGCCCCGCAGACTCGGCCCATGCCCATCGTGCCGGACGTTCCCGACGCAGGTAGAGACGCTGACGACCCCGACGACCGGGACCGGGGGGCCGCCCAGCCGGGCGGTCCCCCGTTCCGCGACGAGATGCCGCAGGAGCCCATGTCCACCCCGCCGCCGCCCCCGCCGCAGAAGAAGCGCGCGGGCCGCGATCTGCGCGCCGCCATAGGGGTCGGCGTGGGGCTCGGCGTGGTGGTCATCGCCTCGCTCTTCGTGGTGAAGGCCGTGTTCGTGGGCGTGATCGTCGTCGCCGTGGTCATCGGTCTGTGGGAGCTCACCTCGCGGCTGGCGGAACGCAAGGAGCTCAAGGCACCGCTCGTCCCGCTCGCCGTCGGTGGCGCGGCGATGGTCGTGTCCGGCTACGTGTGGGGGGCCCAGGGCGCGTGGATCGCCATGGCGCTGACCGCCCTCGCGGTACTCGTGTGGCGGATGACGGCGCCACCGGAGGGCTACCTCAAGGACGTCACGGCGGGTGTCTTCGCCGCGTTCTACGTACCGTTCCTGGCGACGTTCGTCGCCCTGCTCCTGGCGGCGGACGACGGCCCGTGGCGGGTCCTCACCTTCCTGCTGCTGACGGTGGTCAGTGACACGGGCGCGTACGCCGTCGGCTGGCGCTTCGGGAAGCACAAGCTCGCGCCGCGCATCAGTCCGGGGAAGACCCGTGAGGGCCTGTTCGGAGCGGTCTCCTTCGCGATGGTCGCCGGCGCGCTGTGCATGGAGTTCCTGATCGACGACGGCGCCTGGTGGCAGGGGCTGCTGCTCGGCCTCGCCGTCGCGGCCAGTGCCACCCTCGGTGACCTGGGCGAGTCCATGATCAAGCGGGACCTCGGGATCAAGGACATGGGCACGCTGCTGCCGGGGCATGGCGGGATCATGGACCGGCTCGACTCGCTGCTGCCGTCCGCACCGGTCGTCTGGCTGCTGCTGGTGATCTTCGTCGGCTCCGGCTGACGAGGAGGGCGCACTCCGCGTACCGGGAGCGCGTCGTCGTTCCCGGTGAGGGCCCGCCGTCCACGGCGGGCCCTCACCGCGTTCAGGCCGTTTCGACGGCCCGCTCCAGCAGGGACAGCGTCTCGTCGACGGCACGGGTCAGGTCTTCCGGTACGGGGGACAGCCCGGCCAGGACGCGGTCGACGCCCCTCAGTCCCGCACGGTCGAGCAGCGTCTTCTCGTTGGTGACCCACTGCCCCCGCGCTGCCAGGACCGCGTGCGCCGTCTGGCAGGCGGCGACGCCGATCGCTCCCACGGTGTCGGTGAGGTTGCCCCGCTCGGCGTGGGCGGTGCGTGCGTAGTCGAGGGTGAGCCGGGCCGCGTTCCACCACTGAGCGGGCGCGGTGCGCCGCAGTTCCGCGGGGAAGTCGGGGCGCGGCAGCTGTCCGTGCAGCACCTGGTTGACGGCCAGCTCGGCGACGACCAGATAGGTCGGGATTCCGGCCAGGTGGAACATGAGCCGCTCGACGGCGAACCGCCCCTGGCGGGCCTGCGCGAGCTGATGCTCCACGTCGTCGAGGTCGCGGTAGTGCACGTCGATGTGCCGGGCGCCGACCCGGAGCCACGCTCCGCCGTTGAACACGCCACCGCCCCACTCGCCGATCCCGGAGACCTCCCCGGGCCAGCCGAGGGCGCGCAGGGCGTCGGGGGAGAAGGTCCCCCGGTAGTAGACGGCGAAGTCCCAGTCGCTGTCGGCCCGATGCGTGCCGGCGGCCCGCGAGCCCCCCAACGCCACGGCCCGCACCCCCGGCAGGCCGGCGAGCCGGTCCGTGACGTGAACGAGGAAGGAGTGTTCGTCGTCGAAGCGCATGGACGTGAGGGTAGGCGGGCGGACACCGGACCGCGGACCATTTTCCTGTTCGCTCCGGTCGCGGCCGATCCCACCGGCCGCTCCCGCACGGGAGCACCGGAGCCGCCCGGACCGACGGCGACCTTCGGCACGCGGCGTGTCTGCGACACTGGAGGAACCATGCCTAAGCCCGGAGAACTCACTTTCGTCGCGCCCCGCGGGGCCAAGCAGCCGCCGCGGCACCTCGCCGACCTCACGCCTGCCGAGCGCAAGGAGGCCGTCGCCGCGATCGGTGAGAAGCCGTTCCGCGCCCAGCAGCTGTCGCAGCACTACTTCGCGCGGTACGCGCACGACCCGTCCGAGTGGACCAACATCCCGGCCGGATCGCGGGACAAGCTCGCCGACGCGATGTTCCCGGACCTGATGTCCGTCGTACGGCACATCAGCTGCGACGACGACACCACCCGTAAGACGCTGTGGAAGCTGCACGACGGGACGCTCGTCGAGTCCGTCCTGATGCGCTACCCCGAACGCGTCACCATGTGCGTCTCGTCACAGGCCGGCTGCGGGATGAACTGCCCGTTCTGCGCGACCGGGCAGGCGGGCCTGGACCGTAACCTGTCGACCGCCGAGATCGTGCACCAGATCGTGGACGGCATGCGGGCGCTGCGCGACGGTGAGGTCCCCGGCGGTCCGGCGCGGCTGTCCAACATCGTGTTCATGGGCATGGGCGAACCGCTCGCCAACTACAAGCGGGTGGTCGGCGCGATCCGGCGGCTGACGGACCCGGAGCCCGACGGGCTCGGGATCTCGCAGCGGGGCGTCACCGTCTCCACGGTCGGACTGGTCCCGGCGATGCTGCGGTTCGCCGACGAGGGCTTCAAGTGCCGTCTGGCCGTCTCGCTGCACGCCCCCGACGACGAGCTGCGCGACACGCTCGTACCGGTGAACACCCGGTGGAAGGTGCGCGAGGTGCTGGACGCCGCGTGGGAGTACGCGGAGAAGTCCGGCCGCCGGATCTCCGTCGAGTACGCGCTGATCCGTGACATCAACGACCAGGCGTGGCGCGGTGACCTGCTGGGCCGGCTCCTCAAGGGCAAGCGGGTGCACGTCAACCTCATTCCGCTGAACCCGACGCCCGGTTCGAAGTGGACGGCCTCCCGGCCCGAGGACGAGAAGGCGTTCGTCGAGGCGATCGCCGCCCACGGGGTGCCGGTGACCGTCCGGGACACCCGTGGTCAGGAGATCGACGGGGCCTGCGGGCAGCTGGCGGCGGCCGAGCGCTGAGGCCGAAAAGGCACGTGTAGCCTGGGCCGAACCAACTTCATATTCCGACAGGGGAGCGCCACAGCGCTGAGAGTGCGGCACGCCGCAGACCCTCTGAACCTCGCCCGGGTCATTCCGGGTAGGAAGTTCGGTCGTTACTCGAGCTGTTGCGCCCTGCCCGCTCTCCGGAGCGGGCAGGGCCGCGTCTCTTCCTGGTCACCCCCAGGAGGAATGAATGCACACCACCACGAAGACCGCCGCGATCTCGCTCGCCGCGGCCCTCGGCGTCACGGCGCTGGCCGGCTGCGGCGGTTCAGACGACTCCGGCGCCGGGAGCGGCGCGTCGAAGGGGACCGGGTCGAAGACGGTCACCCTGGTCAGCCACGACTCGTTCGCCGCCTCCCCCGCCGTGCTGAAGGCGTTCACCGAGGAGACCGGCTACACCGTCAAGGTACTGAAGAGCGGTGACGCCGGAGCCGCCCTCAACCAGGAGATCCTGACCAAGGGCTCCCCGCGCGGCGACGTGTTCTTCGGCGTCGACAACACCCTGCTCTCACGCGCCCTCGACAACGGGCTGTTCACCCCGTACGAGGCGAAGGGCCTCGACCGGGTCTCGCCCGACGCCCGGCTCGACGGGGACAAGCACCGGGTCACGCCCGTCGACACCGGCGACATCTGTGTCAACTACGACAAGAAGTACTTCGCGGACAAGAAGCTCGCCCCGCCGCAGAGCTTCGCCGACCTGGTGAAGCCCGCGTACAAGAACCTGCTCGTCACCGAGAACCCGGCGACCTCGTCGCCCGGTCTAGGCTTCCTCCTCGGCACGGTCGCCGCCTACGGCGACGGGGGCCACGAGGACTACTGGAAGAAGCTCAGGAGCAACGGGGTCAAGGTCGTCGACGGCTGGGAGCAGGCGTACAACGAGGAGTTCTCCGGCTCCGCGGGCGGCCGCAAGGCCAAGGCCGACCGCCCGCTCGTCGTGTCGTACGCCTCCAGCCCGCCCGTCGAGGTGCTGTACGCGAAGCCGCAGCCGGCCGAGGCGCCGACCGGCGTCGCCACCGGCACCTGCTTCCGGCAGACGGAGTTCGCGGGTCTGCTGACCGGGGCGAAGAACGAGGAGGGCGGCAAGGCCCTGCTGGACTTCCTGATCAGCGAGAAGTTCCAGGACGACATGCCGCTCACCATGTTCGTGAACCCCGTGGTCAAGGACGCGAAGCTGCCGGAACTCTTCACCAGGTTCGGCGCGAAGGTCGACAAGCCGGCCACGGTCGACCCGGAGAAGATCTCCAAGAACCGTGAGCAGTGGGTCCAGTCGTGGTCCTCGCTCGTCGTGAAGTAACGAAGCCCCCCGGCCGCGGGGTGGGCGCGCGCGGGGAGGCGGGGCGCCCCGGCGGCCGGGCACGCCGGGACGCGGTGACACGGCTCGCCCTGATGGCCGTGCCGTTCGCCTTCTTCGCGCTGTTCTTCGCCTACCCCGTCGTCGCGATCGTCGGCCGGGGACTGAAGACCGGCGGTGTCTGGCAGTTCGGCCGGTTCGGCGAGGTGCTGGCCCGGCCGGACATCCTCGACGTCCTCTGGTTCAC from the Streptomyces sp. AM 4-1-1 genome contains:
- the frr gene encoding ribosome recycling factor; translation: MIEEILLEAEEKMEKAVVVAKEDFAAIRTGRAHPAMFNKIVADYYGALTPINQLASFSVPEPRMAVVTPFDKSALRNIEQAIRDSDLGVNPSNDGNIIRVNFPELTEERRRDYIKVAKTKAEDSKISIRAVRRKAKETLDKLVKDKESGEDEVRRAEKELDDTTAKYVAQVDELLKHKEAELLEV
- a CDS encoding phosphatidate cytidylyltransferase gives rise to the protein MNDSSWGASPGAGHRGTSEMGSAPAGPVHDVRDAPQTRPMPIVPDVPDAGRDADDPDDRDRGAAQPGGPPFRDEMPQEPMSTPPPPPPQKKRAGRDLRAAIGVGVGLGVVVIASLFVVKAVFVGVIVVAVVIGLWELTSRLAERKELKAPLVPLAVGGAAMVVSGYVWGAQGAWIAMALTALAVLVWRMTAPPEGYLKDVTAGVFAAFYVPFLATFVALLLAADDGPWRVLTFLLLTVVSDTGAYAVGWRFGKHKLAPRISPGKTREGLFGAVSFAMVAGALCMEFLIDDGAWWQGLLLGLAVAASATLGDLGESMIKRDLGIKDMGTLLPGHGGIMDRLDSLLPSAPVVWLLLVIFVGSG
- a CDS encoding nucleotidyltransferase domain-containing protein; this encodes MRFDDEHSFLVHVTDRLAGLPGVRAVALGGSRAAGTHRADSDWDFAVYYRGTFSPDALRALGWPGEVSGIGEWGGGVFNGGAWLRVGARHIDVHYRDLDDVEHQLAQARQGRFAVERLMFHLAGIPTYLVVAELAVNQVLHGQLPRPDFPAELRRTAPAQWWNAARLTLDYARTAHAERGNLTDTVGAIGVAACQTAHAVLAARGQWVTNEKTLLDRAGLRGVDRVLAGLSPVPEDLTRAVDETLSLLERAVETA
- the rlmN gene encoding 23S rRNA (adenine(2503)-C(2))-methyltransferase RlmN, with the translated sequence MPKPGELTFVAPRGAKQPPRHLADLTPAERKEAVAAIGEKPFRAQQLSQHYFARYAHDPSEWTNIPAGSRDKLADAMFPDLMSVVRHISCDDDTTRKTLWKLHDGTLVESVLMRYPERVTMCVSSQAGCGMNCPFCATGQAGLDRNLSTAEIVHQIVDGMRALRDGEVPGGPARLSNIVFMGMGEPLANYKRVVGAIRRLTDPEPDGLGISQRGVTVSTVGLVPAMLRFADEGFKCRLAVSLHAPDDELRDTLVPVNTRWKVREVLDAAWEYAEKSGRRISVEYALIRDINDQAWRGDLLGRLLKGKRVHVNLIPLNPTPGSKWTASRPEDEKAFVEAIAAHGVPVTVRDTRGQEIDGACGQLAAAER
- a CDS encoding thiamine ABC transporter substrate-binding protein, whose protein sequence is MHTTTKTAAISLAAALGVTALAGCGGSDDSGAGSGASKGTGSKTVTLVSHDSFAASPAVLKAFTEETGYTVKVLKSGDAGAALNQEILTKGSPRGDVFFGVDNTLLSRALDNGLFTPYEAKGLDRVSPDARLDGDKHRVTPVDTGDICVNYDKKYFADKKLAPPQSFADLVKPAYKNLLVTENPATSSPGLGFLLGTVAAYGDGGHEDYWKKLRSNGVKVVDGWEQAYNEEFSGSAGGRKAKADRPLVVSYASSPPVEVLYAKPQPAEAPTGVATGTCFRQTEFAGLLTGAKNEEGGKALLDFLISEKFQDDMPLTMFVNPVVKDAKLPELFTRFGAKVDKPATVDPEKISKNREQWVQSWSSLVVK